From one Lycium barbarum isolate Lr01 chromosome 6, ASM1917538v2, whole genome shotgun sequence genomic stretch:
- the LOC132643847 gene encoding uncharacterized protein LOC132643847, with translation MENLLLMSVPELSIYQEILREKSQSQSDIDQCEAYYEAAGGTRKRRIYGLGSQAQSYYGPNLCVNSGFNASVSAAPSTSQSAPTENMEELVMRLIPTLTDRLLPLFIEKARGVISSPSHHPNTPIDKPSVVTPIVPPPTTANVNDVDPLVSDDDRSPSPMH, from the exons ATGGAGAATCTTTTGTTGATGAGCGTGCCCGAGCTGTCCAT atatcaagaaatattacgggaaAAATCACAGTCTCAGTCTGATATTGATCAATGTGAAGCATATTACGAAGCTGCTGGAGGAACAAGGAAGAgaagaatatatggtcttggatctcaAGCACAAAGTTATTATGGGCCGAATCTTTGCGTCAATTCTGGCTTTAATGCTTCAGTATCAGCAGCACCTTCAACTTCTCAATCAGCACCGacagaaaatatggaggagttAGTGATGCGATTGATTCCTACACTGACAGATCGCTTGCTTCCTTTATTTATTGAGAAGGCACGTGGAGTGATTTCTTCACCATCACATCATCCAAATACTCCTATCGACAAACCATCAGTTGTGACACCCATAGTGCCTCCTCCTACTACTGCTAACGTTAACGATGTTGATCCTTTAGTTTCTGATGATGATCGTAGTCCTTCACCCATGCATTAG
- the LOC132643848 gene encoding uncharacterized protein LOC132643848 produces the protein MVWILCGGGDGDICDGRGGWCFSDWRDGGGGCDGRGVASENEENQGKFLIPFHTYIQNNIPREAQTMVLVDHPNVLKSHCSFVSDHNLWVIMPYMAGGSCLHILKAAHPDGFEVTVIATVLQEVLKGLEYLHHHGFIHRDVKAGNILIDARGGIKLGDFGVSAYLFDSGDRQRMRNTFVGTPCWMAPEVMEQLHGCDFKADIWSFGITALELVHGHAPFSKYPPMKVLLMTLQNAPPVLDYERDKKFSKSFKQMIASCLVKDPSKRPSAKKLLKHPFFKQARSNYYIARTLLEGLPALGDRMKALKRKEEDMLAQKKIPDGQKEEISQNEYKRGITSWNFNLEDLKAQATLIPDEEIIGDKDQGGSSNALSAFDIPGKQLHKFQHQFSFSSQYSELI, from the exons ATGGTATGGATACTttgtggtggtggtgatggtgatATTTGTGATGGTCGAGGTGGTTGGTGTTTTAGTGATTGGCgcgatggtggtggtggttgtgatGGAAGAGGTG TAGCATCTGAAAATGAAGAG AATCAAGGCAAATTTCTGATTCCTTTTCACACTTATATCCAGAATAACATCCCGCGTGAAGCCCAAACAATGGTCCTAGTTGATCATCCCAATGTTCTTAAATCACATTGCTCCTTTGTTAGTGATCACAATCTATGGGTTATCATGCCTTATATGGCTGGAGGTTCCTGTCTCCACATTCTGAAGGCTGCTCATCCAGATGGCTTTGAAGTGACTGTTATTGCAACAGTATTACAGGAAGTTTTAAAGGGTTTGGAATATCTTCATCATCATGGATTCATCCATCGTGATGTTAAA GCTGGGAATATTCTCATTGATGCACGAGGTGGAATAAAGTTGGGAGATTTTGGTGTCTCTGCTTATTTATTTGATTCAGGTGATAGACAACGTATGCGGAACACATTTGTCGGAACTCCTTGTTG GATGGCGCCGGAGGTCATGGAGCAATTGCATGGTTGTGATTTTAA AGCTGATATTTGGTCCTTTGGCATAACTGCTTTGGAGCTTGTTCACGGCCATGCTCCTTTCTCAAAATATCCTCCAATGAAG GTCTTGCTAATGACATTACAAAATGCACCCCCTGTCCTTGATTACGAGagggataagaagttttcgaag TCTTTTAAGCAAATGATTGCTAGTTGCTTGGTGAAAGATCCTTCAAAACGACCTTCAGCCAAAAAATTGCTGAAGCACCCTTTCTTTAAGCAAGCAAGGTCCAACTATTATATAGCTAGAACATTGTTGGAGGGTTTGCCAGCACTTGGAGATCGCATGAAGGCCTTGAAG AGGAAAGAAGAAGACATGCTAGCACAGAAGAAGATACCAGATGGGCAGAAAGAAGAAATATCACAG AATGAATATAAACGGGGGATTACCAGCTGGAATTTTAACCTTGAAGATTTGAAGGCACAGGCTACCTTG ATTCCAGATGAGGAGATTATTGGTGACAAGGACCAAGGTGGGAGTTCGAATGCGCTGTCTGCGTTTGATATTCCAGGGAAACAGCTACACAAGTTTCAGCATCAGTTCTCCTTCTCAAGTCAATATTCAGAATTAATTTAA